In Mycolicibacterium phocaicum, one DNA window encodes the following:
- a CDS encoding potassium-transporting ATPase has protein sequence MGEPMSVVVFVVLTVAIFALLGVIQKAVERL, from the coding sequence GTGGGAGAACCCATGTCTGTAGTGGTGTTCGTGGTGCTGACGGTGGCGATCTTCGCGCTGCTCGGCGTAATCCAGAAGGCGGTCGAGCGCCTGTGA
- a CDS encoding potassium-transporting ATPase subunit F: MNLANAVGLVLCLVIALFLVAALLFPERF, from the coding sequence GTGAACCTCGCCAATGCCGTCGGCCTGGTGCTGTGTCTGGTGATCGCGCTGTTCCTGGTCGCCGCACTGCTCTTCCCGGAGCGGTTCTAG
- the kdpA gene encoding potassium-transporting ATPase subunit KdpA: MSPTAAGIAFLLSLIVALAAVHVPLGDYMFRVYTSEKHSRAERLIYKAIGADPEAEQNWGAYARSALAFSAVSLLFLFFFQLIQGMLPLHLNNPATPMTADLAWNTAVSFVTNTNWQAYSGETTQGHLVQMAGLSVQNFVSAAVGMAVAVALVRGFARRHATELGNFWVDLVRGTVRILLPLAVIAALILIAGGAIQNFHLHDQIADTLAGAQQTITGGPVASQEVIKELGTNGGGFFNANSAHPFENPTAWTNWVEIFLLLVISFSLPRTFGRMVDSRKQGYAIVAVMAVLAVISCSLMLVFQNQHHGTVPAAIGASMEGVEQRFGVANSAVFATATTLTSTGAVNSFHDSYTSLGGMMTMFNMQLGEVAPGGTGSGLYGMLILAVITVFVAGLMVGRTPEYLGKKITPREIKLAASYFLVTPLIVLTGTAFAMALPGERAAMLNSGPHGLSEVLYAFTSAANNNGSAFAGLSVNTVWYNTALGLAMLLGRFLPMILVLALAGSLAKQGSTPPSIGTLPTHRPQFVGMVAGVTLILVALTFLPALALGPLAEGIH; the protein is encoded by the coding sequence GTGAGCCCCACCGCCGCAGGAATAGCGTTCCTGCTCTCCCTCATCGTCGCGCTGGCCGCCGTGCACGTGCCCTTGGGCGACTACATGTTCCGCGTGTACACGTCCGAAAAGCACTCGCGCGCCGAACGTCTCATCTACAAGGCGATAGGCGCCGACCCAGAGGCCGAGCAGAACTGGGGCGCCTACGCCCGCAGTGCGCTCGCCTTCTCGGCCGTCTCCCTGCTGTTCCTCTTCTTCTTCCAGCTCATCCAGGGCATGCTGCCGCTGCACCTGAACAATCCGGCGACCCCGATGACGGCCGATCTGGCATGGAACACCGCCGTCAGCTTCGTCACCAACACCAACTGGCAGGCCTACTCCGGTGAGACGACGCAGGGCCACCTGGTGCAGATGGCCGGTCTGTCGGTGCAGAACTTCGTGTCGGCCGCCGTCGGCATGGCCGTTGCCGTCGCCCTGGTGCGCGGGTTCGCCCGCCGGCATGCCACCGAACTGGGCAACTTCTGGGTCGACCTGGTGCGCGGCACCGTCCGAATCCTGTTGCCGCTGGCCGTCATTGCCGCGCTGATCCTCATCGCCGGCGGCGCCATCCAGAACTTCCACCTGCACGACCAGATCGCCGACACCCTGGCCGGCGCGCAGCAGACCATCACGGGCGGTCCGGTGGCCAGCCAGGAAGTGATCAAGGAGCTGGGCACCAACGGTGGCGGTTTCTTCAACGCCAACTCGGCGCACCCGTTCGAGAACCCGACCGCCTGGACCAACTGGGTGGAAATCTTTCTCCTGCTGGTGATCTCGTTCTCCCTGCCGCGCACGTTCGGTCGCATGGTGGACAGCCGCAAGCAGGGTTACGCGATCGTCGCCGTGATGGCGGTACTGGCCGTCATCAGCTGCAGCCTCATGCTGGTGTTCCAGAACCAGCACCACGGCACCGTCCCCGCTGCCATCGGAGCGTCGATGGAAGGCGTGGAACAGCGCTTCGGCGTGGCCAATTCGGCAGTGTTCGCCACCGCCACCACCCTGACCTCCACCGGTGCGGTGAACTCGTTCCACGACTCGTACACGTCCCTCGGCGGCATGATGACGATGTTCAACATGCAGCTCGGCGAGGTCGCGCCCGGCGGTACCGGGTCGGGCCTGTACGGCATGCTGATCCTCGCGGTCATCACGGTGTTTGTCGCCGGACTGATGGTCGGACGCACCCCCGAATACCTGGGGAAGAAGATCACCCCGCGCGAGATCAAGCTGGCCGCAAGCTATTTCCTGGTCACGCCGTTGATCGTGTTGACCGGCACCGCTTTTGCCATGGCGCTACCCGGCGAGCGTGCGGCGATGCTGAACTCGGGCCCGCACGGATTGTCCGAAGTGCTGTACGCCTTCACCTCCGCGGCCAACAACAACGGCTCCGCGTTCGCGGGACTGTCGGTCAATACGGTCTGGTACAACACGGCTTTGGGCCTGGCGATGCTGCTCGGCCGCTTCCTGCCGATGATCCTCGTGCTCGCTCTCG